The Stackebrandtia nassauensis DSM 44728 genome includes the window GGTTGAGACGGCAACTTGTCTCCCGGCTGAAACACGCCGGTCAGGATCGCGGCCCGAAGCTGGTTGGCGATCTGAACTTTCGGTGGCAATGGGCTTTCGGGGTCTCGTTCCCCGCGGAATTCTCCGGCATCTGGCATCGGGCCAGGCTACCGCATGTCTAGGCAGGTCCAAAAACTTTGGCGACACGGGTTGACATGACTAGACAAGTCGAGTTAGCCTCTTGCTCACGGACCTGACTAGTCAAGTAAGTCAGGTATGAGCAACGAAGGAGGACTCGTGGAGCGGAATGGTTCACATCCCGTAGCGGGAGTCGCGGCGCGGATGTGCCGCGAGCGTCACGGACATGTGCCGTCGTTCGTCGATGTGGCATGTGAGACGTGCTGGGCTGACGCCATCGGCGCCGACCAGGACGTGATCGCCACCGAGCCCGATATGCCCAAGGTGTGTCCGCAGGACCCGAACCTTGTGGACGAGGTCGTGGTGGCGCGGGCATGCCGTGGCGAGGAAACCGAGGTGACACTCGCGGAATGGCGGCTGATCAACAAGGTTCTTGTCGGCAAAGGCTTGTCGCGCAACCAGATCTACCGTCGCCTCTACCGAGTCCGGGTCGTCGATGCGTTGGGCAACCAGGTCCCGCACGAAGTGGCGCGGCATTACCCGGCGTCGATGGTCACCGATATGGCCGCGGTCCGATCGCGGCTGGATGGCGTGCCCGTAGAACTGACGCCAGCGGAGCTTCGGGTGGCAATTCGTCGACTGCTGGCCGACAAGCACTCCATCCACGAAGTCGCCTTCCGGCTGCGCATCTCGAAAGAACAGGTGCGGGTGGTGCGCGCCTCGTCGCCGCGACTCCGTTCATCGCGCAAGGCCCTGGTTGGTCAGCCGCCAAGCAACACGGCCGCCGGGACTGTGCCCCCATCTCACAACAGCGCCAGCGCCAACCACGAACTCCGCGTGAAGGTGGTGGCGTAGATGCCCTTCTCCCAGTCTCACAACGAGTTCGATCGACTCGCCGCAGCCGCGCACGCGCTTCACGACGCGGTTCATGAGTTCATGGCTGAGTTCCATGGCGCCGGCGCCGAAATCACCGACGATGATCGGTCACGCAAGGTCTTCGACAACCTGGCCGCTGTCGACACCGACGCCGTGCTGGTGCTCGACCGTCTTACCCGCACCGGTCACCACCAGCAAGCATCCGAACTTGCTGTTCCCTCGGCGGGGCGGTGATTTGACATGGGACGCATTCGAGCCATGTACGACGACCCAACCGGCCAGAAGTTCGGGATTCCGACGTTCTACTGGCGTGGAGCTCCAGCCGGGTTTGCCACTCGCCGCCAACTTCGCGCGACCGGCCTGTGCCCAGGCGGCCAAGACGTCGCTGGGCAGATCAAATGGCGCGGCATCGGCGGTGAACGTACCGCCTACCTGTACCGCATCGATCTGGCGAAGCCGAAGCGCACCGCTACTCCGAGAGTGCTTGCCGCACTGGACAAAGCGCTGCGGGCGCGGAAGACCTGCGGGACATGTGGCCAGGTCAAGCCGTACTTCATTCGCACCAAGTTCGACGAATGTGCCGAATGCGTGGAAGCAGCCGGCGGCTGCTACGCGGCCTGACGCCTCCCGTTCGCACAAGACCACAACAGACATAGCACGAGCAACAGCAACGAAGGACGAACGAGATGACCGCCGTACTTTCCACTCACGACCTAAAGGCTCAGCTGCGGCGTGCCGCGACCATTCAGGGGCTTCGCGACATGGCCGCCTGGCTGGACGAGCACCCGGATGTGCCGGTCCCGGCGTATCACGTCG containing:
- a CDS encoding RRQRL motif-containing zinc-binding protein, yielding MGRIRAMYDDPTGQKFGIPTFYWRGAPAGFATRRQLRATGLCPGGQDVAGQIKWRGIGGERTAYLYRIDLAKPKRTATPRVLAALDKALRARKTCGTCGQVKPYFIRTKFDECAECVEAAGGCYAA